One Stigmatopora nigra isolate UIUO_SnigA chromosome 1, RoL_Snig_1.1, whole genome shotgun sequence DNA segment encodes these proteins:
- the crfa4 gene encoding prolactin receptor isoform X2 — MLRLLLCLLMTSIGCNTRRQPDSQSSDGQAAGGVTVTTRPLIYHCRSPNMEVFTCRWHPLTNLTEGEEINYVLTYSKDKEPKGECPDYKSAGPNSCHFDSSHTAIWNIYCMNVTAITARQNFTSPEHCFDVADIVQTEAPINLTYQLMKAGGDEIGHDVQLSWVYPRPGDLKYGWITLVYELQYRRVSEPDKWKVKSLLREPQVKLLGLPMDDYVLRVRCRSHNYGIWSDWSQLAMMSIPSQAPADKLLVLILVTSAGIVVLLAIALRVSPQCVIVKEYFLPPIPRPRIIGIDSLHLKKGNLEEINHHLNNFHSYFPPSIIDNEVWEPVHLDSISFTTPKESPSQTIDAFTVQQDLPTGIHHQLSTTYVQSPYCVAPPQGFPPTSRPITEGSYSTMRQPSAPPPAASTVGPLQELYSCVQLTDSDGVQLVPCLPPAYCELPQFPKLNSHEKEENEEKMAE; from the exons ATGCTGCGGCTGCTGCTCTGTCTGCTTATGACATCAATTGGCTGCAACACACGACGACAACCGGACAGCCAATCCAGCGACGGACAAGCGGCAG GCGGGGTTACCGTGACAACCAGGCCTCTTATCTACCACTGCCGCTCGCCCAACATGGAGGTGTTCACCTGCAGGTGGCATCCACTCACCAACCTGACGGAAGGGGAAGAGATCAACTACGTGCTCACCTATTCCAAAGA CAAAGAGCCTAAAGGGGAGTGTCCGGACTACAAGAGCGCCGGTCCCAACAGCTGCCATTTTGACAGCAGCCACACAGCCATATGGAACATCTACTGCATGAACGTCACGGCTATCACGGCACGACAAAACTTTACGTCGCCAGAGCACTGCTTTGATGTGGCTGACATTG TTCAGACCGAAGCGCCCATCAACCTGACGTATCAACTGATGAAGGCCGGAGGGGACGAGATAGGCCATGACGTACAGCTGTCCTGGGTCTACCCGAGACCCGGCGACCTCAAGTACGGCTGGATCACGTTAGTGTACGAGCTGCAATACAGACGAGTTAGTGAGCCCGACAAGTGGAAG GTCAAGAGTTTACTACGGGAGCCTCAAGTCAAACTGCTGGGACTTCCCATGGACGACTATGTGCTTCGGGTACGCTGCCGCTCGCACAATTACGGCATCTGGAGCGACTGGAGCCAGCTGGCGATGATGAGCATTCCTTCCCAGGCTCCGGCAG ACAAACTGCTGGTCCTAATTCTGGTGACAAGTGCAGGCATCGTGGTGTTGCTGGCTATCGCCTTGCGTGTCTCGCCACAATGTGTCAT AGTGAAAGAATATTTCTTGCCACCTATCCCAAGACCGCGCATTATTGGAATTGACTCACTGCATTTGAAG AAGGGGAATTTAGAAGAAATAAACCACCACCTGAATAATTTCCACAGCTACTTCCCTCCCAGTATCATCGACAATGAAGTTTGGGAACCAGTACACCTCGACAGCATCAGTTTCACCACGCCCAAAGAGTCACCCAGTCAGACGATAGATGCCTTCACCGTCCAGCAAGACTTGCCCACTGGTATCCACCATCAACTCTCAACAACATACGTGCAAAGCCCCTACTGCGTGGCACCTCCTCAGGGCTTCCCGCCAACGTCCAGGCCCATCACAGAGGGAAGTTATAGCACCATGAGGCAGCCAAGTGCACCCCCGCCGGCTGCCTCCACCGTCGGACCACTGCAGGAGCTCTACAGCTGTGTGCAGCTCACGGACAGCGACGGGGTGCAGTTGGTGCCGTGCCTGCCGCCGGCCTACTGCGAGCTCCCGCAATTCCCCAAGTTGAATTCACACGAGAAGGAGGAAAATGAAGAGAAGATGGCCGAGTAA
- the crfa4 gene encoding prolactin receptor isoform X1: MLRLLLCLLMTSIGCNTRRQPDSQSSDGQAAGGVTVTTRPLIYHCRSPNMEVFTCRWHPLTNLTEGEEINYVLTYSKDKEPKGECPDYKSAGPNSCHFDSSHTAIWNIYCMNVTAITARQNFTSPEHCFDVADIVQTEAPINLTYQLMKAGGDEIGHDVQLSWVYPRPGDLKYGWITLVYELQYRRVSEPDKWKVKSLLREPQVKLLGLPMDDYVLRVRCRSHNYGIWSDWSQLAMMSIPSQAPAVDKLLVLILVTSAGIVVLLAIALRVSPQCVIVKEYFLPPIPRPRIIGIDSLHLKKGNLEEINHHLNNFHSYFPPSIIDNEVWEPVHLDSISFTTPKESPSQTIDAFTVQQDLPTGIHHQLSTTYVQSPYCVAPPQGFPPTSRPITEGSYSTMRQPSAPPPAASTVGPLQELYSCVQLTDSDGVQLVPCLPPAYCELPQFPKLNSHEKEENEEKMAE; this comes from the exons ATGCTGCGGCTGCTGCTCTGTCTGCTTATGACATCAATTGGCTGCAACACACGACGACAACCGGACAGCCAATCCAGCGACGGACAAGCGGCAG GCGGGGTTACCGTGACAACCAGGCCTCTTATCTACCACTGCCGCTCGCCCAACATGGAGGTGTTCACCTGCAGGTGGCATCCACTCACCAACCTGACGGAAGGGGAAGAGATCAACTACGTGCTCACCTATTCCAAAGA CAAAGAGCCTAAAGGGGAGTGTCCGGACTACAAGAGCGCCGGTCCCAACAGCTGCCATTTTGACAGCAGCCACACAGCCATATGGAACATCTACTGCATGAACGTCACGGCTATCACGGCACGACAAAACTTTACGTCGCCAGAGCACTGCTTTGATGTGGCTGACATTG TTCAGACCGAAGCGCCCATCAACCTGACGTATCAACTGATGAAGGCCGGAGGGGACGAGATAGGCCATGACGTACAGCTGTCCTGGGTCTACCCGAGACCCGGCGACCTCAAGTACGGCTGGATCACGTTAGTGTACGAGCTGCAATACAGACGAGTTAGTGAGCCCGACAAGTGGAAG GTCAAGAGTTTACTACGGGAGCCTCAAGTCAAACTGCTGGGACTTCCCATGGACGACTATGTGCTTCGGGTACGCTGCCGCTCGCACAATTACGGCATCTGGAGCGACTGGAGCCAGCTGGCGATGATGAGCATTCCTTCCCAGGCTCCGGCAG TAGACAAACTGCTGGTCCTAATTCTGGTGACAAGTGCAGGCATCGTGGTGTTGCTGGCTATCGCCTTGCGTGTCTCGCCACAATGTGTCAT AGTGAAAGAATATTTCTTGCCACCTATCCCAAGACCGCGCATTATTGGAATTGACTCACTGCATTTGAAG AAGGGGAATTTAGAAGAAATAAACCACCACCTGAATAATTTCCACAGCTACTTCCCTCCCAGTATCATCGACAATGAAGTTTGGGAACCAGTACACCTCGACAGCATCAGTTTCACCACGCCCAAAGAGTCACCCAGTCAGACGATAGATGCCTTCACCGTCCAGCAAGACTTGCCCACTGGTATCCACCATCAACTCTCAACAACATACGTGCAAAGCCCCTACTGCGTGGCACCTCCTCAGGGCTTCCCGCCAACGTCCAGGCCCATCACAGAGGGAAGTTATAGCACCATGAGGCAGCCAAGTGCACCCCCGCCGGCTGCCTCCACCGTCGGACCACTGCAGGAGCTCTACAGCTGTGTGCAGCTCACGGACAGCGACGGGGTGCAGTTGGTGCCGTGCCTGCCGCCGGCCTACTGCGAGCTCCCGCAATTCCCCAAGTTGAATTCACACGAGAAGGAGGAAAATGAAGAGAAGATGGCCGAGTAA